The proteins below come from a single Deinococcus budaensis genomic window:
- a CDS encoding glycogen debranching N-terminal domain-containing protein — translation MLSTRTVLKENDLYLVGNRHYQAVGEEGGLYRRDTRYLSRYAWRVDGQPPQHLALHERWPFWLREEGANPNVGYTMRLGYRRDLTVTATELRDTLRVTLYQPGTHQLRLELGADFVDMFEVRGWPGGLGPRAVETRAVPGGVEFSYLAGDGLRCRTLVQATPEPVWDGAALAWEISGDTELRVSVFPLQGDETPTPGDPEALAREYAGLHAGLTLPDPLDQRVLERSVQDLRSLSFQTEAGAFPAAGLPWFVAPFGRDSLIIALLVREHRPGLAVTVARYLAARQGQRLDPVTLEQPGKILHEERVGELTRLGRTPHRPYYATADATPLFVWLVGEISRQTPELARELRPHWEAALEWLTTYGDPDGDGLIEYTPDPGGITNAVWKDSGDSTFTEDGVDVQGHVAVIEVQGYAYAAYLAAARMYRDLGEPDRAPEWEARAQQLRETFQRAFWWPERGYYAHGLNGDKRPLRVLVSNPAHTLWTGIIPPEYAPQVARTALGEELWSGWGIRTLGVNEIRYNPVSYHNGSVWPHDTAAAALGMERYGLHAGARQVARALFDVARWAPDFRLSELLAGFPREDGPPVPYPAACHPQGWDAAIPLALAHLLGPAAPDPAPAPERAVTPA, via the coding sequence ATGCTGAGTACCCGCACCGTCCTGAAAGAAAACGACCTCTACCTTGTCGGGAACCGCCACTATCAGGCGGTCGGCGAGGAGGGAGGGCTGTACCGCCGCGACACCCGCTACCTCTCCCGCTACGCCTGGCGCGTGGACGGCCAGCCGCCCCAGCATCTGGCGCTGCACGAGCGCTGGCCCTTCTGGCTGCGCGAGGAGGGGGCCAATCCCAACGTGGGCTACACCATGCGCCTGGGCTACCGCCGCGACCTCACGGTCACGGCGACCGAGCTGCGCGACACCCTGCGCGTGACCCTGTACCAGCCCGGCACCCACCAGTTGCGGCTGGAGCTGGGCGCCGACTTCGTGGACATGTTCGAGGTGCGCGGCTGGCCGGGCGGCCTCGGCCCGCGCGCGGTCGAGACCCGCGCCGTGCCCGGCGGCGTAGAGTTCAGCTACCTGGCCGGAGACGGCCTGCGCTGCCGCACCCTGGTGCAGGCGACCCCCGAACCCGTCTGGGACGGCGCGGCACTGGCCTGGGAGATCAGCGGCGACACCGAGCTGCGGGTCAGCGTCTTTCCCCTCCAGGGAGACGAGACCCCCACGCCCGGCGACCCGGAGGCGTTGGCGCGCGAGTACGCCGGGCTGCACGCGGGGCTGACCCTGCCCGATCCCCTCGACCAGCGCGTGCTGGAGCGCAGCGTGCAAGACCTGCGCAGCCTGAGCTTTCAGACCGAGGCGGGAGCCTTTCCGGCGGCGGGGCTGCCCTGGTTCGTGGCGCCCTTCGGCCGCGACAGCCTGATTATCGCGCTGCTGGTGCGTGAGCACCGCCCTGGCCTCGCGGTGACGGTGGCGCGCTACCTCGCCGCGCGGCAGGGGCAAAGGCTCGACCCGGTCACGCTGGAGCAACCCGGCAAGATCCTCCACGAGGAGCGGGTGGGCGAACTCACCCGGCTGGGCCGCACGCCCCACCGCCCCTACTACGCGACCGCCGACGCCACGCCCCTGTTCGTGTGGCTGGTGGGCGAGATCAGCCGCCAGACCCCCGAACTGGCGCGCGAGTTGCGCCCCCACTGGGAAGCGGCGCTGGAATGGCTGACGACCTACGGCGACCCCGACGGCGACGGCCTGATCGAGTACACCCCCGACCCCGGCGGCATCACCAACGCGGTGTGGAAAGACAGCGGCGACTCGACCTTCACCGAGGACGGCGTGGACGTCCAGGGCCACGTCGCGGTGATCGAGGTGCAGGGCTACGCCTACGCCGCCTACCTCGCCGCCGCGCGGATGTACCGCGACCTCGGGGAACCGGACCGGGCGCCCGAGTGGGAGGCCCGCGCCCAGCAGCTGCGCGAGACCTTCCAGCGCGCCTTCTGGTGGCCCGAGCGCGGCTACTACGCCCACGGCCTGAACGGCGACAAGCGGCCGCTGCGGGTGCTGGTGAGCAACCCGGCCCACACCCTCTGGACCGGGATCATTCCGCCCGAGTACGCCCCGCAGGTCGCGCGCACGGCGCTGGGCGAGGAACTGTGGAGCGGCTGGGGCATCCGCACCCTGGGGGTAAACGAGATTCGCTACAACCCGGTCTCCTACCACAACGGCAGCGTGTGGCCCCACGACACCGCCGCCGCCGCCCTGGGCATGGAACGCTACGGCCTGCACGCCGGGGCCAGGCAGGTCGCCCGCGCGCTGTTCGACGTGGCCCGCTGGGCACCCGACTTCCGCCTCAGCGAGCTGCTGGCGGGCTTTCCGCGCGAGGACGGTCCCCCGGTCCCCTACCCCGCCGCCTGCCACCCGCAAGGCTGGGACGCGGCGATCCCGCTGGCGCTGGCGCACCTGCTCGGCCCGGCGGCCCCCGACCCCGCCCCGGCGCCCGAGCGCGCGGTCACGCCCGCCTGA